CAGCAGGGGCTCCCGGGCCCAGGTGGCCAGCAGTACGGTGTCGGCGGCCGCCGCGATCTCCGGTGCCGAGGCCGCCGTCCGGCCGGTGTGCCGTGCGGCGAACTCCTCGGCCCGGCCGGCGTCCGTGTCATGGACGACGAGGTCGCTCCAGGGCCGTAGTTCGGCAAGTCCGCGCAGAGTCAGTTCCGCCTGGGCGCCCGCGCCGACCACTCCGAGGACGGCTCCGGGGCCGGCCAGGGCATGCGTACCCAGGGCCGCCGCGAGCCCCGTGCGCCATGCCGTCACCGTGGCCGAGTCGAGCAGCGCGAGGAGTTCGCCGTCCCGCCCGCTGTGCAGGCAGATCACTCCGCGCAGGGCGGGCCGGGCGCCGGGGAACTTGGCGTTGACCTTCACCGTGTACGCCTCGATGCCCGGCAGGACGCCGGGGATCAGGGCGGTGGCCGTGCCGGGGAACGGCAGGTCGGTGCGCACCCGCTGCCCGGCGACCGGGGCGTCCCGCGCGCGGAGGAAGCCCTCGCGCAACGCCTCCAGACAGGCCCCGGGTGCCAGCACCGCTTCCAGGTCACCGCGCGTCAGAACAAGAGTCACCCGTCCATGATCCGTCAGTGTTCGTGCGCGGACCCCGAGGCCGTCTCATGAGCGTGTTCGTGCGGCTCGTAGCCGGGAATCGTGCCGTCCGTCTTCTTCACCAGGAAGAGCCCCACCATCCCCATGTCGGAGTGGCTCTGCACATGGCAGTGATACATCCACGCACCGGCTCCGACGCCTTCGCCGGCGATCACCTGGAAGCCGAACGAGTCCGCGGGGCCGACGATCTTGTTGTCGATGACCTGGCTGGGGTCGTCGGGGCCGGTGAGCATGCCGGTGCGGTTGTCCGCCCAGCGGTGACCGTGCATGTGGAAGGTGTGGTAGTACTCGCCGTGCGTGATCATCACGATCTCGACCCGGTCGCCCACCGTGGCCTCGAAGTTGGGGCCGGTGTGCGCGGGCTTGTTGTTGATGAGCATGTCGTTGAAGACGATCGTGTGGGTCGCGTCCGGGAGGATGTCGCCCTTGCGCCGCACGATCACCGGCCCGTACAGGCCCTTGCGGATGCCGACGGTGCCGTGCTCGGTGCCGACGACATGGTCGTGGTAGTGCCAGTAACCGGCGCTGCCCGCCCGCCAGGTGCCGTCCTTGCGGCGGCCGGGGGCGTGGGTGCGCCAGGTGTAGGTGCGGGTGCCGCCCGGCTCGACGTCGCTCTTGTTCATCTTGGTTCCGTCGCTGGTGATCTCGTAGTCGAGGCCGTGGACGTGCAGGCTCACCGGTATGTCCATGGTGTTCTCGAACTCGATGTGCAGGGTGTCGCCCTCGTTGAGCTCGATCAGCGGGCCGGGGATGCTCGCCTTGCCCTTCTCCAGGCCGTAGCCCATCTGCCCGTCGGCGAGCTTCTCGGCGTACAGCTTGAGATGTCTGACCTCGCCTCCGGCCGGGGCGGTCCTCGGTGGTGTGTCAGCGCCGACGGCCTCGGGTACCGATGCCAGCGACAACGATGTCGCGACGGTGGCGCCGCCCAGCAGTACACGTCTGTTGAAGCTGCGTCTGTCCATGCCGAACTCCCCACGGCGGTACGGAAATTACGGGGATGAACCGCTGAGACGGTACCGGCCGCTCCCCCGTTTATCCACACCCAGGACAAAGTTCGTCCCGATGCGGTCATAGGTATTGGCCTGTCGGTCAAAGGGGTCTAGCTTCCTTCTCGCTGTTGCTGTGACCGTGGAGGTGCCCATGCACTTACGAGGGTTGAGCACGAGAAGACAGACCTGGGTGGCTGCCGTGACGGCAGGGATCGTCGGTGCCGGGCTGATGGCAGCCCCGGCGGCCGACGCGCGCCCTGCCCCGGAACCGCCCCTGACAACGATGTCCATCAAGTCGCCTCCGGGCGGCGCCAACGTACGGGTGCTCATCTTCTACGGGTCCGCCGCCTCCGGCGAGGAGTCGCCGCTGGTGAACGCCGGCATCGAGGCGATCGAGAAGATCGGCCTGTCGGGCCCGGCCGACCAGCGCTACAGGACCGAGGCCACCAACGACGCCTCGGTGTTCACGAACGAGACCAGGCTGAGCCGGTTCAATTCCATCGTGTTCCTGACCGGCGGCGGCGACGTCCTCGACCCGGAGCAGGAGGCGGGCCTGGAGTCGTACATGGAGGCGGGCGGCGGTTTCGTCGGCATCCATGACGCGGCCCGCGCCGAGCCGTACTCGGACTGGTTCACCGGCCTCGTCGGTGCCCGCCCGGCGGCCGGCGGCCCGACGAACGCGCAGCGCGCGGTCGTCGAGGTCGGCGACCGGCGGCATCCGGCCACCAAGGACCTGCCGGTCCAGTGGAAGCGGCCGGACAAGTGGCTGAACTGGACCAAGAACCCGTCGGGTTCGGTCCACACGGTCGCCCGGGTGCGGGAGGCCGGCTACCAGCCGGGTTCGAGCGCCAACGGCTGGGACCACCCGGTGAGCTGGTGCCGTGACTACGACGGCGGCCGCTCCTTCTACACGGGCATGGGCGGCACGGTGTCGTCGTACGACGAGACCGACTTCCGTGCGCATCTGCGCGGGGCCCTGCTGTGGACGAACCGGGTATCGCAGGCCGACTGCAAGGCCACCATCACCGGCAACTACAAGGCCGAGCGCCTCACCCAGGCCAATCAGCCGGGCCGGAACGACCAGATCGGCGAACCGCACGGCCTGGTCACGGCCCCCGACGGCCGGGTTCTGTACATCGGCCGGGGCGGCGCCGACTCCTCCCAGCCGGTGGTCACCGACTGGAACAACCCGGAGATCGGCAAGGGCAAGGGCGAGGTCCACGTCTACGACCCGAAGACCAAGAAGGTCACCCTGGCCGGGGCGTTGACGGTGTTCGGCAACAAGGGCGGCGGCGACGAGCTGATCAAGGTCGAGGAGGGCCTTCTCGGCATCGAGCTCGACCCGCGCTTCGAGGAGAACGGCTGGGTGTATCTGCACTACACCCCGCACTCGCAGCTCAACCGCGACACTCAGATCGCCGAGCGGCGGGTCTCCCGCTTCACGCTCGACCTGGCGACGAACAAGCTGGACCTGGGAAGTGAGAAGGTCCTGCTCAAGTGGCCGGTGCAGGTGCACAGTTGCTGCCACGCGGGCGGCGGGATGACCTGGGACTCCAAGGGCAACCTGTACATCGCGACCGGCGACAACAACTCCAGCGGGTTCAGCGGCGGTTACTCGGGCAACAACCCCGAGCCCAACTACAAGGGCGTCTCCTTCGCCGACGCGCGCCGCACCGCCGGCAACACCAACAACCTCAACGGCAAGATCCTGCGCATCCACCCGGAGCCGGACGGCACGTACACACTGCCGGCGGGCAACCTCTTCACCGGCCAGGAGCCGGACGAGGGCGGCGGGAAGACGCGCGGCGAGATCTATGTGATGGGCGTCAGGAACCCGGCGCGCATCTTCGTCGACAAGCAGACCGACATCCTGTACGCGGGCTGGGTCGGCCCCGACGCGGGCTCGCCGTCGACGACCTGGGGTCCGGCCAAGTACGACACGTTCGCCGTCATCACCAAGGCGAGCAACCGGGGCTGGCCGTACTGCATGGGCAACAAGCAGCCCTACCGGGACCGCAACCTGCCCGATCCGAGCAAGCCCCTGGGCTGGTACGACTGCAACCACCCGAAGAACGAGTCGCCGAACAACGACGGCCTCGTCAACCTTCCGCCGGTCACCGGCAACAACATCTGGTACTCGCCCCAGGGCGGCGCCCCGGACTTCCCGCGCGACGCGAACGGCGTGCCGTCGTACAAGCAGGAGGAGGCCACCTACTCGCTGCCGTGGCTCAAGGGCGGCGGCCAGGCCGCGATGAACGGGCCGGTCTACCGGTACGACGCGGCGAGCACGAGTGGCACCAAGTGGCCTGCCTACTGGGACGGCAAGTGGTTCGTCGGTGACTTCTACGACGCCGACCAGCCGCGCAACGCGGTGCTCACCGACCCCAAGACGCACGGGGACGGGGGTCTGCCGGTGCACTCGGAGTCGCTGAAGAAGATCGTGCCGATCGGCAACGACGGCATCAAGAACCTCATGGACTGGAAGTTCGGTCCGGACGGCGCGCTGTACGTGCTCGACTACGGCCGGGGCTTCTTCACCTCGGACCCCAAGTCGGCGCTGTGGCGGGTCACCTACACGGGCGGCGGGCCGACGCCGGCCGCCGACCAGCTGGCGAGGGGGGCGCAGTGACCCGGCAACGAAGAATGTGGGCGGCCCTGTTGGCCGCGCTGATGGTGGTGCTGGGACTCCAGGCGCTGCCCGCGACCGGACAGCCGCAACCGCAGCCCGAGGCGGCCGCCGCCGCACAGGTCCTGACCTGGACGGCCGGCGACGACATCACGAAGTACGGCTCGGCGCCGACGACCGCCGTGGCGGGCGCGACGACGATCGTCTTCGAGAACAGCGCGGCGACCGGCAACACCACCGGGATGCCGCACACGCTGACGTTCGACACCTCGGACCCCGAGTACAACAACGACGTCCAGCTGAACATCCTCGCCAACCCGAACGACGGCCAGGGCGGCAAGCACACCGCCGAGGTCACGCTCACCCCGGGCCGCTACCGCTACTACTGCACGATCCCCGGTCACGGGCAGATGCAGGGCATCCTGGTGGTGACCGAGGGCAACGGCGACGACACCACCGCGCCCGAGGCGTCGGCGCACGTCAGCGGGACGCAGAACGCGCAGGGGCAGTACGTCGGTTCGGCGAGCGTGGCGCTGCACGCCACCGACAACGAGGGCGGCTCCGGGGTCGACCGCGTCGAGTACGCGATCGGCGACGAGGGTGCCTGGCAGCCGTACACCACCCCGG
The DNA window shown above is from Streptomyces chartreusis and carries:
- a CDS encoding ornithine cyclodeaminase family protein — protein: MTLVLTRGDLEAVLAPGACLEALREGFLRARDAPVAGQRVRTDLPFPGTATALIPGVLPGIEAYTVKVNAKFPGARPALRGVICLHSGRDGELLALLDSATVTAWRTGLAAALGTHALAGPGAVLGVVGAGAQAELTLRGLAELRPWSDLVVHDTDAGRAEEFAARHTGRTAASAPEIAAAADTVLLATWAREPLLRLSDTRDGQHFTSLGADEPGKQELAADLLRAALLVVDDRELAASTGALAAAGLPSTAADAELADVLRGDHPGRASTGSRSVYAPVGLPWQDLALAWSAYGAAERAGVGRRVDLLA
- a CDS encoding multicopper oxidase domain-containing protein gives rise to the protein MDRRSFNRRVLLGGATVATSLSLASVPEAVGADTPPRTAPAGGEVRHLKLYAEKLADGQMGYGLEKGKASIPGPLIELNEGDTLHIEFENTMDIPVSLHVHGLDYEITSDGTKMNKSDVEPGGTRTYTWRTHAPGRRKDGTWRAGSAGYWHYHDHVVGTEHGTVGIRKGLYGPVIVRRKGDILPDATHTIVFNDMLINNKPAHTGPNFEATVGDRVEIVMITHGEYYHTFHMHGHRWADNRTGMLTGPDDPSQVIDNKIVGPADSFGFQVIAGEGVGAGAWMYHCHVQSHSDMGMVGLFLVKKTDGTIPGYEPHEHAHETASGSAHEH
- a CDS encoding ThuA domain-containing protein, whose amino-acid sequence is MHLRGLSTRRQTWVAAVTAGIVGAGLMAAPAADARPAPEPPLTTMSIKSPPGGANVRVLIFYGSAASGEESPLVNAGIEAIEKIGLSGPADQRYRTEATNDASVFTNETRLSRFNSIVFLTGGGDVLDPEQEAGLESYMEAGGGFVGIHDAARAEPYSDWFTGLVGARPAAGGPTNAQRAVVEVGDRRHPATKDLPVQWKRPDKWLNWTKNPSGSVHTVARVREAGYQPGSSANGWDHPVSWCRDYDGGRSFYTGMGGTVSSYDETDFRAHLRGALLWTNRVSQADCKATITGNYKAERLTQANQPGRNDQIGEPHGLVTAPDGRVLYIGRGGADSSQPVVTDWNNPEIGKGKGEVHVYDPKTKKVTLAGALTVFGNKGGGDELIKVEEGLLGIELDPRFEENGWVYLHYTPHSQLNRDTQIAERRVSRFTLDLATNKLDLGSEKVLLKWPVQVHSCCHAGGGMTWDSKGNLYIATGDNNSSGFSGGYSGNNPEPNYKGVSFADARRTAGNTNNLNGKILRIHPEPDGTYTLPAGNLFTGQEPDEGGGKTRGEIYVMGVRNPARIFVDKQTDILYAGWVGPDAGSPSTTWGPAKYDTFAVITKASNRGWPYCMGNKQPYRDRNLPDPSKPLGWYDCNHPKNESPNNDGLVNLPPVTGNNIWYSPQGGAPDFPRDANGVPSYKQEEATYSLPWLKGGGQAAMNGPVYRYDAASTSGTKWPAYWDGKWFVGDFYDADQPRNAVLTDPKTHGDGGLPVHSESLKKIVPIGNDGIKNLMDWKFGPDGALYVLDYGRGFFTSDPKSALWRVTYTGGGPTPAADQLARGAQ